Proteins encoded within one genomic window of Panicum virgatum strain AP13 chromosome 1N, P.virgatum_v5, whole genome shotgun sequence:
- the LOC120653341 gene encoding uncharacterized protein LOC120653341 encodes MGTPWACLRASLFPFYGILPGMKAYPLGNLDLPVTFGSRTNYRTETLTFEVVYWKGAYHAILGCPAYTKFMAVPNYTYLKLKLPGPNGVITRSGSFKKDYASSREHFDLATTAANSAELSQLHVTTAECRPDPSKPSHAPTFISTEETKPSHASKPTATKSRP; translated from the coding sequence ATGGGGACCCCGTGGGCCTGCCTGCGGGcctctctctttcccttctATGGCATCCTACCGGGTATGAAAGCATACCCGCTCGGCAACCTCGacctgccggtcacgttcggcagTAGGACCAACTACCGCACCGAGACCCTCACGTTCGAGGTGGTATATTGGAAGGGGGCATACCACGCCATCCTCGGGTGCCCCGCCTacaccaagttcatggcggtgcccaactacacctacctcaagctcaagctgCCAGGTCCGAACGGAGTCATCACCAGGAGCGGCTCCTTCAAGAAGGACTACGCCAGCAGTCGCGAGCACTTCGACCTCGCCACCACTGCCGCGAACTCAGCGGAGCTCAGCCAGCTTCACGTCACCACCGCCGAGTGTCGCCCTGACCCTAGCAAGCCCAGCCATGCACCGACTTTCATCTCGACTGAGGAGACCAAGCCCAGCCATGCATCGAAGCCAACCGCGACAAAATCGCGGCCATAA